In Pseudomonas coleopterorum, the genomic window CAGGCTACCGCGCCACGCGCTCGGGCAGCGCGACCAAGACCGACGCTGCGATCAAGGACATCCCCCAGGCCGTGAGCGTGGTTCCGGTAAAGGTCCTGGAGGACCTGGGCAGCACCAACGTGGAGCGGGCCCTGCAATACGCAGGTGGGGTGTCCCAGCAGAACAACTTCGGCGGGCTGACGCTCTACGAATACAGCGTGCGCGGCTTCACCACCTCGGAGTTCTACCGCGACGGTTTCAGCGCCAACCGTGGCTATCCCGCTACACCGGACGTGTCCAGCATCGAGCGCATCGAGGTGCTCAAGGGGCCGGCCGCCAGCTTGTACGGCCGGGGCGACCCCGGTGGGACGGTCAACATCGTCAGCAAGAAACCGCAGGCCGAATCCTTCGCCCGCCTGTACGGCAGTGCCGGCTCATGGGATCGCTACCGCACCAGCCTGGACCTGAACACCCCGCTCGATGACGAAGGTCAGGTGCTCAGCCGCGTCAACCTGGCGGTGGAGGACAACCACAGCTTTCGTGACCATGTGCAGAACAAGCGGGTGTACGTGGCGCCGTCGCTGAGCTGGCAACTGGATCCGGATACCTCATTGCTGGTGGAGACCGAACTGGTGCGGCATCAGTCGGCGTTCGACCGCGGTGTGGTTGCACCTGGCAACGGCTGGGGTGGCGGCTCGCGGCGGACCTTTCTCGGCGAACCCAACGACGGTTTCATCGACAACGACAACAACCGTATCCAGGCCGCGCTGGAGCACCGCCTCAGCGACGACTGGCAACTGCGCGTGGCCAGCCACTACAAACAGGGCGAGCTGAGCGGCGATGCCAGCGAGGCCCGCGCGCTCAACGCCGACGGACGCACCGTCAACCGCCGCTATCGCGAGCGCGACATGGATTGGCACGACAGCATCAGCCAGGTCGAGCTGCGTGGCTTTCTCGACACCGCCAGCGTGCAGCATGAACTGTTGATCGGCACCGAGTATGAGGATTACCGCAAGAGCGAACGGGTGACCAACACAGCCGGTGCCTATCCCATCGACATCTTCAATCCGGTGTATGGCCAGGCCAAACCCACCGGCGCGCGTTCTGGCACCGACTTCCGCGAGCATGTGCGCAGCCACGCGCTGAACCTGCAGGATCAACTGGTCTTCAGTGAAAAGCTGCGCGGCATGCTCGGGGTTCGCTACGAACATTTCGACCAGCGTATCGCCGACTACACCACTGGCAACCGCAGTACCCAGCGCCAGGATGCCGTCACCCAGCGCGCCGGCCTGCTCTACCAGCTCACGCCGCAATGGGGTGTGTTCGCCAATGCGTCCACCTCGTTCAAGCCCAACAACGGCCTGGATGCCAGTGGCAAGTCATTCGACCCGGAAGAAGGCATCGGCTACGAAGCCGGTTTCAAGGCCGAACTGTTCGACGAACGCCTGAGCGCCACCTTGGCAGCCTTTCACATCGACAAGGAAAACGTGCTGGCGCTGGACCCGACGAGCAACCTCAACCGGGCCATCGGCAAGGCACGCAGCCAGGGCGTCGACCTGCAGTTCAGCGGCCAGTTGAGCGACGCGCTGCGTGTGATCGGCGCCTACGCCTGGATCGATGCCGAGGTGACCGAGGGCGATGCCAGCGTGCCCAAGGGCAGCCGCCTGCTCGGTATGGCACGCAACAGCGCCAGCCTGCTGGGCGTCTATGAGTTTCAGGATGGTCGGCTGCGCGGTTCCGATATCGGCGCAGCGTTCACCTACGTGGGCGACCGGTCCGGGGAGTCGGGGGGCAATTTCGAGCTGCCCGCCTACCACACGGTCGATCTGCTGGCGCACTACAAGGCTAGCGACAAGGTCACCCTGGGCGTCAACCTGAACAACCTGTTCGACGAGAAGTACTTCGAGCGTTCCTACAGCAACTACTGGGCGATGCCCGGCGAGCCGCGCAACCTGACCTTCAGCGTGGCGATGGATCTGTAGCCTGACGCGGCTCCTTCCCTGGAAGCCGTCGTGCCGGCGCAGGCCGGGTGATCAGATGCGGAAACTGCCGACCAGTTGCTTGAGGCGCAACGCCTGCTGTTCGAGGTCGGCGCACGCGCGCAGAGTGGATTGCAGGTTCTCGACACCCTCTTGATTGAGGGTGTTGATCTCGGTGATATCGACGTTGATGGATTCCACCACCGAGGTCTGCTCTTCGGTGGCTGCGGCCACCGACTGGTTCATGCCGTCGATCTCGCCGATGCGCTGGGTCACGCTGACCAGACGTTCGCCGGCCTGGTTGGCGATGGTGACGCTGGATTCGCTCTGGCCCTGGCTTTCGTTCATCAGGATGACGGCCTGGCGCGCCCCCACCTGCAACTGCTCGATCATGCCCTGCACCTGCTGGGCCGATTCCTGGGTACGGTGCGCCAGATTGCGCACTTCGTCGGCGACCACGGCGAAACCGCGCCCTGCTTCGCCAGCCCGCGCCGCTTCGATGGCGGCATTGAGCGCGAGCAGGTTGGTCTGCTGGGAAATGCTGGTGATCACTTCCAGGATCTGACCGATGTTCACCGTGCTGGCATTGAGGCTTTCGATGTTGCCGCACGAGCCGCTGATTTTCTGCGACAGCAGGTTCATGGCGCTGATGGTCTGGCCAACCACGGCCTGGCCATCGGCGGCCAGATTGCGCGCGGCACTGGAGTGCTGCGACGCCAGGGCGGCGTTCTGGGCGATTTCCTGCGCGGCGGCGCCCAGTTCGTTGATGGCCGCCGCCACGCTGCTGGTGCGGTTGGCCTGCTGATCGGAGTTGAGCATCGAAGAGTTCGAAGCGCTGACCACCCGCTGGGCCACTTCGTTGACCTGGCCGGTGGCCGAGGACACTTCGCGGATCGAGTCGTGGATACGCTCCACGAAACGGTTGAAGGACAGGGCCAGGGTGCCGAATTCATCGGCGCTGTGGATGCTCAGGCGACGGGTCAGATCACCCTCGCCTTCGGCAATGTCGTGCATGGCCCGGCCCATGGTATGAAGCGGCTGCATCAGCAGGCGAATCAGCATGCCCAGCAAGGCGATGATCAGGACCACGGCCACGATCGTGGCGATCACCGCCGAGCTGCGGAATTGGCTGAGCATGGCGTAGGCCTTGGCCTTGTCCATGCTCAGACCGATGTACCAGTCCACCGAAGGCAGGCCCTCGACCTTGGCGAAGGTGACGATGGAGACGCGGCCATCGCGTTCGACTTCGGTCACGTCATCGCCGATGCGCGGGGTGTGCTGCGGGTACACGTCCTTGAGCGATTTCATGACCAACTGGCTGTCGGGATGAACCAGGATCTTGCCATCGCCGCTGACCAGAAAGGCGTAGCCACCGCCGTCGAAATCCAGCGAGTTGATGGTCTTGACCAGGGTGTCCAGGCTCAGGTCGCCACCCACGACGCCTACCGGCTGGCCGTTGCTGCTCATGGCGGGGGTGGCGATGGTGAGGATGGTCTTGCCGTTGGCGGCATCGATGTAGGGCTCGGTGAGAACGGTCCGACGCGCACTCATGGCATCGGTGTACCAGGGCCGCGTGCGTGCATCGTAGCCTTCGGGCATGGTGTCCGGTGGCTCCAGAAAGTAGTTGCCGGAGACATCGCCCAGGTAGGCGAAGTCAAAGTTGGCCAGCAGGGTTTTCTGCTTGAGCAACGCGCCCACGGCTTCGGCACTGGGGTTGAAGGCAACGCTCTCGGCCAGGGTTTCGGCCAGCAGGATACGACCCGAGAGCCAGTGCTGAATGTTGGTGGACGTGGCGCTGCCCATTTCGTGCAGGTAGCTTTCCAGGTCGTCGCGAATGGCGTTGCGCTGCAGATAATCGTTGTACAAAGTGAACAGCGCGAAGGCTGCAGTCACGATGAGCGAGGCGGCCAGGAGAATCTTGTGGCTGAATTTCAGGGTTTTTTGCATGGCCGATAGGTCCGCTGTGTAGTTGCAGGGGCTATCGGCACCGAGTTGCCGCTATTGAATGAAATGAAACAGAAACGTGAATCGATTCATCTTTTCCGACTGGCGGTTATAGGGTCATCGGACAATGCCCGCCTGACCGGTACGCCGTTCGCACCACGGCAGTAACGGACATACTATGACCCAGTGGGTGCAGCCGGTCGGCACGCCGACGTCGAGATACGTCCGCCAGGTGCGGCGCTTGAGGAAGTGAGAGGATGGTGATCGAACGCTACAACGGCTTCGCCCAGGCATTGCACTGGCTGACGGTCGCCGCGCTGTGCCTGGTACTGCCCTGTGTCTGGGTCGCGGAGAACTTCCCACCCGGCCCGGTGCGGGTGCTCTGGTACCTGGCCCATGAATCCATGGGCATCAGCGTCGGCCTGCTGGTGCTGATCCGGCTGACCTGGCGCTGGCGGTACCCAGCTCCGGCCTATCGTTCGGACATCGGCGCGTGCACCAGGATGCTCGCCCACTTGAACCATGGCCTGTTGTACGCCGTACTGCTGGCCATGCCGGTGACTGGCTACCTGATGGCGGGTAATGGCCAGGATGTGCCGTTCTTCGGCCTGGTATCGCTGCCTGGATTCGCCAAGAACGAGGACCTGGGCAAACTGGCCAACACCGTCCATGTGTGGGGCCAGTTTGCGGTGTACGGCCTGATCGTCCTGCACGTGGCCGCCACGGTATGGCACGTGGCGGTGCGGCGCGACGGCATGCTCGAACGCATGTTGCCGCCGCAGCGCGACTGACGCTTGCGGCACCCCTGCCCTCAGCGCTGCCCCATGACGCCGACCTGGCCGAGCATCTGGGCGAATTGCTGCAGCGGCATCTTCTGACCGTTGAAATCCACCACGGCATCGCTGTAGCGCAGGGTAGCGCGCAAGTGTTCGCCTTCATCCTTGACCAAGCCCAGCATCTGCCCCAAGCCGGCAATGGTCGCAGTCAGATCACGTCCGGCCTGGGCCACACGCGCCGGGTCGGTCTGCCCTTGCAGGCTTGCCTGCAGACTGCCCACGTCGGCCAGCATCGGCTTGGACACTTGCAAATCGGCCTGCAGACTGGGGATCAGCGCAGGCCAATAGGCAGAAGAGCCTGGTTGCGTCGGCGCCGGATTAGCCAGTTGCGCCGTCATGCTCAAATGGCTCTCACCGTGTTCGGTGGCCAGGCTCAACCGCTCCAGTTGCAAGCGGGGCTTGGCATCGAGCAGTCTGCCGATGACCGCGTCCAGTTGTTGGCGCTGCACCTGGGTCAAGCGCAAGGGCGGTAAGGTGCCATCAGGCAGAGGTGTCTGCCACTGCGGGGCAATGACGGTACGGTACAGATCGCCGAATTCGCGGCTGGCGGCGATGTCGAGGTTGGCCAGCTTGACGCTCATCTGAAGCGCGCCGACCGGGCGGCTGGCATAGTTCAAGGCGCCGACGCTGTAGCTGGCCTGGACATCCAGATTGCCTTCGACTTCCTGCATCAGGCCGGAAGCGGAAAGATTTTCCACCCGTACGGGCGCAACATCGGCGCCTTGCAGGCTGGCCTCGGCCAGCTTGAGATCGGAGTGCCCCAGGTACAGGCCGGAGGCGCCCAGGGTGCCACCGGTGTCGAAACTCAGGCCTTTGAACTGCGCCTGGAGGCGTCCGGCCTGGCCTTCGATATCGGCGAGCAGTTCATCGCTCTGACCGGTCAGGCTGTAGCGGCTGGCGTCGGCGTTCAGCGTCAGGCGTGCATTCAAGCCGGAAAACCGGACGGTGTCATTGGTTTCGCGGGCGTCGAGCGGCAGCAGTTGCAGGCGGGTATCGCTGGCGCCGTCGTAGCCAAGGCTGACCTGACCGCGCAACGGCGGCTGATTCTGGCTCATGGCGAACCAGGCCTGGGTATCGGCGTTACGCTCGAGCTCGAAGTTGCTGGCTGCCATCACCGGCATGAGCCTGAAGGCCTTGAGGTGCGACCATGGCAGTGGCCCGTGCTCGATGTGATCGACCAGCAACAGCTCGCGGCGCTCAGGTCCGGTGTCACTTTGCAGGTTGTTGAGTGTGATGCGGTAGTGCGCCGTGCTGGTGAAGAAACGTCGGTCCAGCGACAGCAGTTCGATCTGCATGCCGGGTTGGCCGTCGACGTTGAAGGACGCCGCCAATTCCCGGTTGGCTTGCGTGATGGCAGTGCTCAGGACCGGCTCCAGCTGAGTGCCGGTGTACCAGGCCCCACCCACGGTGGCGGCTGCGGCCACGACGACGATGCCAGCGAGGATGCCTGTTGCTTTGTTCATGATCGGACTCGTTCGAAAGGGTGCCGAGCCATCGGGGCTCTGGCGCAAGACGGTGGCGCGCTCGGCATGAGGTTAGCACCTGCGCTTGGTGATCAGCCAGCCAGAGAGGTGAGCGCTGCGAAGGAAAATGATGCCGCAGATGACTTTATTCGACATCGTCGATCCGGGCTGAATCTCTTTGCATATCCGTTACTTGTACGCAACAGTTTATGCCCTTTCGTCAGTCTTTTTTTCTTGGCACAGAACCCTTTCAAGTTGTATCAGTCGACTGTGTAGCCGCTTATGCATCTTTGAAGGTACGCCCCATGCCCACCGCCTCCATTCTGGTCCTCGAAGACGAAGATCTTATCCGTGATCTGCTGACGACGGTACTTGAAGATGCAGGCTTCAAGGTCACTGCATTTCAGACGGCCGACCAAGGTTGCGACTTTCTGGAGACCCATCCAGGGGAAGTCAACATGGTGGTCAGCGACATTCGCATGCCCGGGAAAATGGACGGCTACGATCTGAGCATGTTGGCCGCCGAGCGCTGGCCGGCCCTGCCGATCCTGCTTACTTCAGGTTTCTCCGGTCGCGACCTGGTGTTGGGGCCGAACGTCGAGTTCTTGCCCAAGCCCTGGACGAGCGAGCGGTTGCTGACGAAGGTCAACAAGTCGCTGCATATTCATTGATGTGAGCGTTCCGCGCCGACCTCGGCGTTCCAACGGGTGATTGATCAGGGATACCTGGGTGGCAGATGACGCGGCTTGCGCCGCTGCTACAGGGGAATGGGGCAACCGGTCAGATTTGTGAGTCCCGGGCGAATGTGGCGGCCTGGCGGGTCATGTGGTCGAGTTGCCGGTCACGCTTTTTTTCGGCGTCGAGCATGGCCCTGCGGCCGTGCTGGTTGAGCAGATAGGCGTGGATCTGCCGTACTTCCAATGACGCATAGATGGGCGCCACGTCCAGTACCGCAATGGGCTGATCGGTCGTTTCACCGTCACTGCTCAGCTTGACCTGCGGTCCTTGCGCGCCGATCACCTGAAACCCCATGTTTTCGAACCACGACACCTTGCTCACCACGCAGGCCAGTTCCACGTGGGCATGACGCTGCTCGATCACGTCGAGCAAGGCCCGCGCCACGCCCCTGCGACGTTTCGATGCGCGCACTGCCATGTAGGCCACGGTACACACCGAAGGGTCGTGCTCGGCGCGCAAGAACAAGGCGAACCCGTCCAGCGTTTCCGGCTGCGCTTCGTCCAATGCCAGGACCAGTTCCGGTCGCACCTCACGACCGCCCGACATCGCCTCCAGATACTGATGCACTTCGTAGCCGACACCGTACTGGTAAAGCTGATAGAGCGGATTGCTCGGGGTGATGCCCAGACTGCTGATGTCGGTGAGATAATCGACGACCATCTGCAGCAGCTGACTCTTGATGTCCTCGGACGGCGCGGAACTGGAATGGTGGATCAGTGACATCGGTGGCAGGGCTCCGGCAGGATGCTCGCAAGGGAAAGAGCGCCATGATAAACCCTGATCCGCGCCGATCGACAGCGTAGCGAGAGCGCACGAGTCGCAGGGAGGCGTTTCAGCCTCGCCCCACGAACGGCATGTTGGTGGCCATCACGGTCATGTTCAACACGTTCGCCGACAACGGCAGCTTGGCGATGTAGCGAACCGCGTCGACCACATGTTCCATGTCGACCATGGGTTCGACGGCGATGTCGCCATTGGCCTGGCGTACACCCTTTGTCATGCGTGCCGACAGTTCGGTCAGGGCATTGCCGATATCGATCTGGCTGCAGGCGATGTTGAACTCGCGGCCATCGAGCGCCAGGCTCTTGGTGATGCCGAGCACGGCGTGCTTGCTGGCGGTATAAGGCATGCTGAAACTGCGTGGCGTGTGCGCCGAAATCGAACCGTTGTTGATGATCCGTCCACCTTGCGGTTGTTGGCGACGCATCAATCCGAACGCAGCGCGGCAGCACAGAAATACGCCGGTGACGTTGGTCTGCAGAACGTCGGACCACTTGGCCACGTCCAGCTCGTCGATCGGCACCGCAGGGGCGCCAATGCCCGCATTGTTGAAAATCACGTCGAGGCGTCCGTAGGTCTGCTCGACGGTGGCGAACAGAGCGTCGACGCTGACGCTGTCGCGGACATCGGCCGCCACTGCCAGGGCTTCACCGCCCTGCCCCGCTATCTGCTGCGCCACCGCCTGCACGGTTTCCAGACGTCTGCCCGCCAGCACCACACAGAAACCATCGGCTGCCAGCCCCAAGGCGGTCGCCCGGCCGATGCCGCTGCCGGCACCGGTCACCAACGCTATTTTCTTCGACATGCTTGTTCCTCTGGTTTGGGGTCAGTTGCTGTCCGCCGCTCGCCCCTTGCGTTCTTCGATCATCTGCGCACCGCTCTGCTGGCGCTGCTGTTGCAAGGTGTCGGTCGTGTCCGAAGGTGAGGAGGACGCGGGCTCTTGGATCGTACTCGAACTTCGGGTGGCCGGGGCGCGATTCATGCTGCTGGACGGGTTGCGTGTGGTATTGGCCTGGGGCTGCGCAGTGCTGGCTGCCGGGGCCGTATTCACGGTCGAGCCGCCCCCGCCGCCCGCCGCAGGACCCGAGGCGCTGAGCCCGGTTGCGGCACCGACGCCGCATGAGGCCGATAAAAGCATGCCGATCACCCCGCTGTATTTCAGTGCACGAAAAAGCGTGTTCATGGGTATCTACCTTTGGCTGTGACGCGGTGGCTTTCCTGATGTAGCTGAGCCTTTGGTTCGCGCGTAGTTCCCCGCGCCTGATGGCGGTTGTTGGCCTGGAGGCGGTTGACTGGGTTACCCTTGTCCGGTCACGAGTGCTTATCAAGATGTTTCAAGAAGGATCGACCAATGTCCGAGCCGGCGAAAAACCGCGCCACTCATCAGACCCATTGCAAGGACTGCAGCCTGGCGCCCCTGTGCCTGCCCCTGTCACTGGAACTGGCCGACATGGATGCGCTGGACGATATCGTCAAGCGTGGCCGCCCGTTGAAGAAAGGCGAGTTCCTGTTTCGCCAGGGCGAAGCCTTCGATGCCGTGTACGCAGTGCGTTCGGGGGCGTTGAAGACGTTCAGCCTGAGTGACAACGGTGAGGAGCAGATCACCGGTTTTCATTTGCCCAGCGAACTGCTGGGACTGTCCGGGGTGGACAGCCAGACGTACCCGGTCACCGCGCAGGCTCAGGAAACCACTTCGGTGTGCGAGATTCCCTTCGAGCGTCTGGACGAGCTGTCGGTGCAACTGCCGCAGTTGCGTCGTCAGCTGATGCGGGTGATGAGCCGCGAGATCCGCGACGACCAACAGATGATGCTGCTGCTGTCGAAGAAGACCGCCGACGAGCGCATCGCCACCTTTCTGGTCAACCTCTCGGCTCGGCATACCGCCCGTGGCTACTCGGCTGTACAGTTTCGCCTGAGCATGTCGCGCAACGAGATCGGCAACTTTCTTGGCCTGGCGGTGGAAACCGTGTCGCGGGTGTTCACCCGTTTCCAGCAGAACGGCCTGCTCGAAGCGCAAGGCAAGGAAGTGCGTATCCTCGATGCGCAGCAGCTATGCGCCGTGGCCGGTGGCACCCTAGGGTCTGTGTGAAAAGTCTTGAGACGAAGGTCAGGCCAGGCGAAAACAGCCGAGGAAGCAGGGTTTACGGGCTGTAAATGAGCATCGCAAGGCTGTTTTCAACGCAGCATCACCGAGTATCAAGGCTTTTCACACAGAGCCTAGTCAAATGACCGCAGCCGGCGGGGCAGTACTGGCCGGCGGTGAAGGTTATACTGCGCCATCCCTGCCCTTCCAGAGCTATGACCGATGGTTTTCGACGAACACAGCTTCAAGTCCCTGATCCGCCCCGTACCGGATTTCCCCAAGCCCGGCGTGGTGTTTCGCGACATCACTCCACTGTTTCAATCACCCAAGGCCCTGCGCCTGGTGATCGACAGTTTCGTGCACCGCTACATCGACGCACAGTTCAGTCACATCGGCGCGATGGATGCGCGCGGTTTTCTGATCGGCTCCATCGTCGCCCATGAGCTGAACAAGCCACTGATCCTGTTCCGCAAGCAAGGCAAGCTGCCAGCGGACGTGCTGTGCGAGGGTTATCAGACCGAATACGGCGAAGCGTTTCTGGAAGTGCACGCCGACAGCCTGTGCGAAGGGGACTCGCTGGTGCTGTTCGATGATCTGATCGCCACTGGCGGCACACTGATCGCAGCGGCCAATCTGGTTCGGCGGATGGGCGCAGAGGTGTTCGAAGCGGCGGCCATCATCGACCTGCCCGAACTGCAAGGCTCGCAGCGTCTTCGGGACGCCGGGGTCGGCACCTTTAGCCTGACCCGCTTCGCCCTCGACGAACGCTAGGCGCTCTGCTCAGCAGCGCTGCGACGTCCCACCACACGCAATTCGATGCAGTCCCCCGCGGGATGTTGCGGTCCAACGCCACAGCATCCACTCAAAACGGGAGACAACATGACTCATTCTGCATTGGTGGTAGGCGCCAGCGGCATCGTTGGCAGCGCGACTTCGCGGCTGCTGCTGGACCAGGGTTGGCAGGTCGCTGGCTTGGCGCGCAAGCCAGCCGTGGCCGAGGGTGTCACCCCGGTCCAGGCTGACCTGCTGGACCCAGCTTCACTGGCCACGGCGCTGGCCGAGCTCAAGCCCACCCACGTCTTTTTGACCACCTGGGCCCGCCAGGACACCGAAGCGGAGAACATCCGCGTCAACGCCGCCATGGTGCGCAACGTGCTCGACGCCTTGCGCGCGGCGGGAAGCGTCAAGCATGTGGCCCTGGTCACCGGTCTCAAGCACTACCTGGGCCCGTTCGAAAACTACGGCAAGGGCAGCCTGCCGCAGACCCCGTTTCGTGAGGAGCAGGGTCGCCTGGACGTCGAGAACTTCTATTACGCCCAGGAAGATGAAGTGTTCGCCGCCGCCCAGCGCGATGGTTTCACCTGGAGCGTGCATCGCCCTCACACCATTACCGGTGTGGCTGTAGGCAACGCCATGAACATGGCGACCACCTTGGCGGTGTATGCCTCCATCTGCAAAGCCACCGGCCGCCCGTTCGTGTTCCCCGGCTCGCGCGTGCAGTGGGACAGCCTGACCGACATGACCGACGCCCGTTTGCTGGCCAAACAGTTGCTCTGGGCCAGTACGACTCCCGCGGCGGCCAATCAGGCTTTCAACGTGACCAACGGTGACGTGTTCCGCTGGAGTTGGATGTGGCAGCAGATCGCCGACTGGTTCGGTGTCGAGGCAGCGCCCTATCCGCAGCAGGTCACGCCTCTGGCAGAGCAAATGACCGACGACGCCGACGTATGGCAACAGTTGGCCCAGAAACATGGCCTGCGCGAAGCGGATATCGATCGGCTGGTTTCACCTTGGCACACCGATGCCGATCTGGGCCGTCCGATCGAGGTGGTCACTGATGTGTCCAAGAGCCGTCGACTGGGCTTCACGGAGTTTCAGGCCAGTGATCAGGCATTCTTCGACGTGTTCGAGAAGCTGCGCAGCGAACGCCTGATTCCTTGAACGCTGTAGCGGCGGCGCGAGCCGCGCCGACGGTCGATGCGTTGGGTCGATAGGATCGCGGTGCGGCCAGATAGGGCTTGCGCCGCTGCTACAGCGATCGCGCATGGGATATGCTTACGGCCCGCATGACTGATCCGGACCCTGCAATGAACGTTCTCAAACGCGCCTTCCTCGACCGCAAGCTGAAGAAAACTCTGGCGGCGCGCAAGTGCCGCCTGGACTGCGGCAGCCGCGGATTGCGCAACGGCATCGAGCTAACGCTCGAGGAAGGCGTCAAACTGCATGACGTCAAGCTGTTCGGCCAGCGCCTGAGCATCGGCGCGCACACCGATATCATGAGCGGTGCCGAGTTGCATGAAGTGTCCGAGATCGGTCGTTACTGCTCGATCGCCGCCAACACGGTCATTGGTCACAGCCGTCAGTCGCACCCGCTGGGCTGGCTGTCCACTCACAGCAAACTGTTCGCCTTGCGTGCGGCGCGAGCGCCCGGGGCGGCGGGCTATTATGTCAGTGCACCAACCACATTGGGGCACGACGTATGGGT contains:
- a CDS encoding TonB-dependent siderophore receptor encodes the protein MRSPRFAPLAGFAFSVLGLPAYAETPPETLELEAISVTAGGEMETANGPVTGYRATRSGSATKTDAAIKDIPQAVSVVPVKVLEDLGSTNVERALQYAGGVSQQNNFGGLTLYEYSVRGFTTSEFYRDGFSANRGYPATPDVSSIERIEVLKGPAASLYGRGDPGGTVNIVSKKPQAESFARLYGSAGSWDRYRTSLDLNTPLDDEGQVLSRVNLAVEDNHSFRDHVQNKRVYVAPSLSWQLDPDTSLLVETELVRHQSAFDRGVVAPGNGWGGGSRRTFLGEPNDGFIDNDNNRIQAALEHRLSDDWQLRVASHYKQGELSGDASEARALNADGRTVNRRYRERDMDWHDSISQVELRGFLDTASVQHELLIGTEYEDYRKSERVTNTAGAYPIDIFNPVYGQAKPTGARSGTDFREHVRSHALNLQDQLVFSEKLRGMLGVRYEHFDQRIADYTTGNRSTQRQDAVTQRAGLLYQLTPQWGVFANASTSFKPNNGLDASGKSFDPEEGIGYEAGFKAELFDERLSATLAAFHIDKENVLALDPTSNLNRAIGKARSQGVDLQFSGQLSDALRVIGAYAWIDAEVTEGDASVPKGSRLLGMARNSASLLGVYEFQDGRLRGSDIGAAFTYVGDRSGESGGNFELPAYHTVDLLAHYKASDKVTLGVNLNNLFDEKYFERSYSNYWAMPGEPRNLTFSVAMDL
- a CDS encoding methyl-accepting chemotaxis protein, producing MQKTLKFSHKILLAASLIVTAAFALFTLYNDYLQRNAIRDDLESYLHEMGSATSTNIQHWLSGRILLAETLAESVAFNPSAEAVGALLKQKTLLANFDFAYLGDVSGNYFLEPPDTMPEGYDARTRPWYTDAMSARRTVLTEPYIDAANGKTILTIATPAMSSNGQPVGVVGGDLSLDTLVKTINSLDFDGGGYAFLVSGDGKILVHPDSQLVMKSLKDVYPQHTPRIGDDVTEVERDGRVSIVTFAKVEGLPSVDWYIGLSMDKAKAYAMLSQFRSSAVIATIVAVVLIIALLGMLIRLLMQPLHTMGRAMHDIAEGEGDLTRRLSIHSADEFGTLALSFNRFVERIHDSIREVSSATGQVNEVAQRVVSASNSSMLNSDQQANRTSSVAAAINELGAAAQEIAQNAALASQHSSAARNLAADGQAVVGQTISAMNLLSQKISGSCGNIESLNASTVNIGQILEVITSISQQTNLLALNAAIEAARAGEAGRGFAVVADEVRNLAHRTQESAQQVQGMIEQLQVGARQAVILMNESQGQSESSVTIANQAGERLVSVTQRIGEIDGMNQSVAAATEEQTSVVESINVDITEINTLNQEGVENLQSTLRACADLEQQALRLKQLVGSFRI
- a CDS encoding cytochrome b yields the protein MVIERYNGFAQALHWLTVAALCLVLPCVWVAENFPPGPVRVLWYLAHESMGISVGLLVLIRLTWRWRYPAPAYRSDIGACTRMLAHLNHGLLYAVLLAMPVTGYLMAGNGQDVPFFGLVSLPGFAKNEDLGKLANTVHVWGQFAVYGLIVLHVAATVWHVAVRRDGMLERMLPPQRD
- a CDS encoding YdgA family protein; its protein translation is MNKATGILAGIVVVAAAATVGGAWYTGTQLEPVLSTAITQANRELAASFNVDGQPGMQIELLSLDRRFFTSTAHYRITLNNLQSDTGPERRELLLVDHIEHGPLPWSHLKAFRLMPVMAASNFELERNADTQAWFAMSQNQPPLRGQVSLGYDGASDTRLQLLPLDARETNDTVRFSGLNARLTLNADASRYSLTGQSDELLADIEGQAGRLQAQFKGLSFDTGGTLGASGLYLGHSDLKLAEASLQGADVAPVRVENLSASGLMQEVEGNLDVQASYSVGALNYASRPVGALQMSVKLANLDIAASREFGDLYRTVIAPQWQTPLPDGTLPPLRLTQVQRQQLDAVIGRLLDAKPRLQLERLSLATEHGESHLSMTAQLANPAPTQPGSSAYWPALIPSLQADLQVSKPMLADVGSLQASLQGQTDPARVAQAGRDLTATIAGLGQMLGLVKDEGEHLRATLRYSDAVVDFNGQKMPLQQFAQMLGQVGVMGQR
- a CDS encoding response regulator is translated as MPTASILVLEDEDLIRDLLTTVLEDAGFKVTAFQTADQGCDFLETHPGEVNMVVSDIRMPGKMDGYDLSMLAAERWPALPILLTSGFSGRDLVLGPNVEFLPKPWTSERLLTKVNKSLHIH
- a CDS encoding GNAT family N-acetyltransferase, whose amino-acid sequence is MSLIHHSSSAPSEDIKSQLLQMVVDYLTDISSLGITPSNPLYQLYQYGVGYEVHQYLEAMSGGREVRPELVLALDEAQPETLDGFALFLRAEHDPSVCTVAYMAVRASKRRRGVARALLDVIEQRHAHVELACVVSKVSWFENMGFQVIGAQGPQVKLSSDGETTDQPIAVLDVAPIYASLEVRQIHAYLLNQHGRRAMLDAEKKRDRQLDHMTRQAATFARDSQI
- a CDS encoding SDR family oxidoreductase; translated protein: MSKKIALVTGAGSGIGRATALGLAADGFCVVLAGRRLETVQAVAQQIAGQGGEALAVAADVRDSVSVDALFATVEQTYGRLDVIFNNAGIGAPAVPIDELDVAKWSDVLQTNVTGVFLCCRAAFGLMRRQQPQGGRIINNGSISAHTPRSFSMPYTASKHAVLGITKSLALDGREFNIACSQIDIGNALTELSARMTKGVRQANGDIAVEPMVDMEHVVDAVRYIAKLPLSANVLNMTVMATNMPFVGRG
- the fnr gene encoding fumarate/nitrate reduction transcriptional regulator Fnr, encoding MSEPAKNRATHQTHCKDCSLAPLCLPLSLELADMDALDDIVKRGRPLKKGEFLFRQGEAFDAVYAVRSGALKTFSLSDNGEEQITGFHLPSELLGLSGVDSQTYPVTAQAQETTSVCEIPFERLDELSVQLPQLRRQLMRVMSREIRDDQQMMLLLSKKTADERIATFLVNLSARHTARGYSAVQFRLSMSRNEIGNFLGLAVETVSRVFTRFQQNGLLEAQGKEVRILDAQQLCAVAGGTLGSV
- a CDS encoding adenine phosphoribosyltransferase is translated as MVFDEHSFKSLIRPVPDFPKPGVVFRDITPLFQSPKALRLVIDSFVHRYIDAQFSHIGAMDARGFLIGSIVAHELNKPLILFRKQGKLPADVLCEGYQTEYGEAFLEVHADSLCEGDSLVLFDDLIATGGTLIAAANLVRRMGAEVFEAAAIIDLPELQGSQRLRDAGVGTFSLTRFALDER